In Taeniopygia guttata chromosome 2, bTaeGut7.mat, whole genome shotgun sequence, one genomic interval encodes:
- the LOC105759741 gene encoding nucleoporin NUP42-like, translating to MVNFFTQPYSPASQALGVIDIVCLFLVLENYLLLISFLILTTLPVRTGLDALTASIVVPATPFFIQQLFRCLLSEELHLEYYDSKYNWEMCKQIDAVELLAQQWENWLIQWKPLNASTKASLLAAFKTMGTQAAPAFGMGGQPTSGFGLSSFPVSSSSTSASSFSFKTSSSLTSSTSCGSSLAADGRSAAAANPPTFGTTSSPSAPQSVGFGSPAAPSAASFSFKAAATAGGFGTSGFLGFGSASAGNSASTTPAAFGAFGATVATSASPSSSALSGQSAGASGHPVTSASAAATNSSPASEKLFTPKSELSAEEWQQFEAKEFTIGKIPLKPPPLELLNAFDLLSLF from the exons ATGGTAAATTTCTTCACACAGCCTTACAGTCCAGCCTCTCAAGCTCTGGGTGTCATCGACATTGTGTGCCTCTTCCTGGTTCTGGAAAACT ACTTGCTCCTCATTTCCTTCCTCATCCTGACAACTCTGCCTGTACGGACAGGACTAGATGCACTCACGGCCTCCATTGTGGTTCCTGCAACTCCCTTCTTTATTCAGCA GCTTTTCAGATGTCTTCTTTCAGAAGAACTGCACCTGGAGTACTATGACAGCAAATATAACTGGGAAATGTGTAAGCAG aTAGATGCTGTTGAACTGTTAGCACAACAGTGGGAAAACTGGCTGATTCAGTGGAAACCTTTAAATGCATCAACAAAAGCATCTTTG CTCGCTGCTTTCAAGACCATGGGCACTCAGGCAGCACCTGCCTTTGGAATGGGAGGACAGCCAACCTCAGGCTTTGGGCTGTCAA GCTttcctgtgagcagcagcagcaccagtgcCAGCAGTTTCTCCTTTAAAACCAGTTCCAGCCTCACCAGTTCAACATCATGTGGGAGCAGCCTTGCTGCTGATGGGaggtctgctgctgctgcaaatccTCCTACATTTGGGACAACATCCTCTCCTAGTGCACCGCAATCCGTTGGCTTTGGCAGCCCGGCCGCTCCGTCCGCAGCCTCCTTCTCCTTTAAAGCAGCTGCCACGGCTGGTGGCTTTGGGACTTCTGGCTTTTTGGGCTTTGGCAGTGCTTCTGCTGGGAACTCTGCAAGCACCACTCCAGCAGCCTTTGGAGCCTTCGGTGCCACCGTCGCCACTTCTGCCTCCCCTTCGAGCAGTGCTTTGTCTGGGCAGAGCGCCGGTGCCTCCGGACATCCTGTCACCTCAGCGTCTGCTGCAGCCACCaactccagccctgcctcagaGAAGTTATTCACACCCAAAAGCGAGCTGTCAGCTGAAGAGTGGCAACAATTTGAAGCAAAGGAGTTCACAATTGGAAAGATTCCTCTTAAGCCACCACCATTAGAACTTTTAAATGCTTTCGACCTTTTAAGTTTATtctga